In Roseisolibacter agri, a genomic segment contains:
- a CDS encoding ABC transporter permease: MHPFRKPPQVEVDDELAFHLEQRVRDYVARGMDPAEARAKALERFGDVTTVRTECTQLLEADRRAADRRDWFDDLRQDLRYGLRSLRRAPVFTLLAVVTLALGIGANAAVFGVVKSVLLDALPYASADRVMRMYGRWENGTTDRGPMSVGTIRDVRERQRSFESIAAFESTPREAALIAGDDPRVVKVEWAEPALFTTLGVSAARGRLPRVEDAESDTAYNVVMTHAAWQRHFGGDPGIVGGTVRVNGITRTVVGILPRGFVGPEGAVDFYFPLSFRGALRDPVRVYGRQNFGIVGRLRAGVTPEAAAREIAGIAAGIAREQPRFNAGVSIVTIPVRDALVGDTRTPLLVLMASAGLVLVITCANLAGAMLSRTLSRRKEFAVRTAMGAGRGRLVRQLLTESTVLAVAGGAAGVLLALLGLRALRGQALAALPSYAELTLDGGALLVTALVAVATGVAFGLAPALSVSRGDVQGTLREEGRGASESSRARSFRGLLVAGQIALCVSLLAGAGLLTRSLLAMTAAPLGFEPRQLLAASVQLPLGAPYGSAEGRVRFIEEFEARLRALPGVVAVGTSGDVPTRVGGRNGVAPEGAPPPPAGQTLPMALHFTVSEDYFRTTGVPLRSGRTFGPQDRPDGPPVIIVSEGMARRFWPGEDAVGKRLRLGPETDAPYFTVVGVVGDVANDPTKLTPELSTYMPLRQQPWNGPIFLVRTQGDAAPLAGAVRRALAQYDRLLPLREVTPMDAIIADGLSGRRLPVLLMTAFGVLALVLASVGVYAMFASMAAAREREFGVRVALGSRPRDIAALVLRQGGAWMALGLAAGAAGIVGIARLLRGLLYGVAPFDPVALGIAVALLVVCAAVALLAPVRRATRVDPITTLR, from the coding sequence ATGCACCCCTTCCGGAAGCCGCCCCAGGTCGAGGTGGACGACGAGCTCGCGTTCCACTTGGAGCAGCGCGTGCGCGACTACGTCGCCCGCGGCATGGACCCGGCCGAGGCGCGCGCGAAGGCGCTGGAGCGCTTCGGCGACGTGACGACCGTGCGCACCGAGTGCACCCAGCTGCTGGAGGCCGACCGCCGCGCCGCCGACCGGCGCGACTGGTTCGACGACCTGCGGCAGGACCTGCGCTACGGCCTGCGCTCGCTGCGCCGCGCGCCCGTCTTCACGCTCCTCGCCGTCGTCACGCTGGCCCTCGGCATCGGCGCCAACGCGGCGGTGTTCGGCGTCGTGAAGTCGGTGCTGCTGGACGCGCTGCCGTACGCGAGCGCCGACCGCGTGATGCGCATGTACGGCCGCTGGGAGAACGGCACGACCGACCGCGGGCCGATGAGCGTCGGCACCATCCGCGACGTCCGCGAGCGCCAGCGCTCCTTCGAGTCGATCGCGGCGTTCGAGAGCACGCCGCGCGAGGCGGCGCTGATCGCGGGCGACGACCCGCGCGTCGTGAAGGTCGAGTGGGCGGAGCCCGCGCTCTTCACCACGCTCGGCGTCTCCGCCGCGCGCGGGCGCCTGCCGCGCGTCGAGGACGCGGAGTCCGACACCGCGTACAACGTCGTGATGACGCACGCGGCCTGGCAGCGGCACTTCGGCGGCGACCCGGGCATCGTCGGCGGCACGGTGCGCGTCAACGGGATCACGCGCACGGTGGTGGGCATCCTGCCGCGCGGCTTCGTCGGCCCCGAGGGCGCGGTCGACTTCTACTTCCCGCTCAGCTTCCGCGGCGCGCTGCGCGATCCGGTGCGCGTGTACGGACGCCAGAACTTCGGCATCGTCGGGCGGCTGCGCGCGGGCGTGACGCCCGAGGCGGCGGCGCGCGAGATCGCCGGCATCGCGGCCGGCATCGCGCGCGAGCAGCCGCGCTTCAACGCCGGCGTCAGCATCGTCACGATCCCCGTGCGCGACGCGCTGGTGGGCGACACGCGCACGCCGCTGCTCGTGCTGATGGCGAGCGCGGGGCTGGTGCTCGTCATCACCTGCGCCAACCTCGCCGGCGCGATGCTCTCACGCACGCTCTCGCGCCGCAAGGAGTTCGCGGTGCGCACGGCGATGGGCGCGGGGCGCGGCCGCCTCGTGCGGCAGCTGCTGACCGAGAGCACGGTGCTCGCGGTCGCCGGCGGCGCGGCGGGCGTGCTGCTCGCGCTGCTCGGCCTGCGCGCGCTGCGCGGGCAGGCGCTCGCGGCGCTGCCGTCGTACGCGGAGCTGACGCTCGACGGCGGCGCGCTGCTGGTGACGGCGCTCGTCGCGGTCGCGACGGGCGTCGCCTTCGGGCTCGCGCCCGCGCTGTCGGTGAGCCGCGGCGACGTGCAGGGCACGCTGCGCGAGGAGGGGCGCGGTGCCAGCGAGAGCAGCCGCGCGCGCTCGTTCCGCGGGCTGCTGGTCGCCGGCCAGATCGCGCTCTGCGTGAGCCTCCTCGCGGGTGCGGGCCTGCTGACGCGCAGCCTGCTCGCGATGACCGCCGCGCCGCTCGGCTTCGAGCCGCGGCAGCTCTTGGCCGCGAGCGTGCAGCTCCCGCTCGGCGCGCCCTACGGCAGCGCCGAGGGACGCGTGCGCTTCATCGAGGAGTTCGAGGCGCGGCTGCGCGCGCTGCCCGGCGTCGTCGCGGTGGGCACGTCGGGCGACGTGCCCACGCGCGTCGGCGGCCGCAACGGCGTGGCGCCGGAGGGCGCGCCGCCGCCGCCCGCGGGCCAGACGCTGCCGATGGCGCTGCACTTCACGGTCTCGGAGGACTACTTCCGCACGACGGGCGTGCCGCTGCGCAGCGGGCGCACGTTCGGCCCGCAGGACCGTCCGGACGGGCCGCCCGTCATCATCGTCAGCGAGGGGATGGCGCGCCGCTTCTGGCCGGGCGAGGACGCCGTCGGCAAGCGGCTGCGCCTGGGGCCCGAAACGGACGCGCCGTACTTCACCGTCGTCGGCGTGGTGGGCGACGTCGCGAACGACCCGACGAAGCTGACGCCCGAGCTGTCGACGTACATGCCGCTGCGCCAGCAGCCGTGGAACGGCCCGATCTTCCTCGTGCGCACGCAGGGCGACGCGGCGCCGCTGGCGGGCGCGGTGCGGCGCGCGCTCGCGCAGTACGACCGCCTGCTCCCGCTGCGCGAGGTCACGCCGATGGACGCGATCATCGCCGACGGGCTGTCGGGGCGCCGGCTGCCGGTGCTGCTCATGACGGCGTTCGGCGTGCTCGCGCTCGTGCTCGCGTCGGTGGGCGTGTACGCGATGTTCGCCAGCATGGCCGCGGCGCGCGAGCGCGAGTTCGGCGTGCGCGTGGCGCTCGGCTCGCGGCCGCGCGACATCGCGGCGCTGGTGCTGCGGCAGGGCGGGGCGTGGATGGCGCTCGGCCTCGCCGCGGGCGCCGCGGGCATCGTGGGCATCGCGCGACTGCTGCGCGGGCTGCTCTACGGAGTGGCGCCGTTCGATCCGGTGGCGCTGGGCATCGCGGTGGCGCTGCTGGTCGTCTGCGCGGCGGTGGCGCTGCTGGCCCCGGTGCGGCGCGCCACGCGCGTGGATCCTATCACCACGTTGCGCTGA